One stretch of Verrucomicrobiota bacterium DNA includes these proteins:
- a CDS encoding trypsin-like peptidase domain-containing protein, with the protein MHIQRLCGLGLGLVLVASLGAAETEPEKSVVQIFTSSQQPMWDAPWRSQPVQRAGGTGFVIAGKRIMSNAHVVSWARQILVRRYQDPKPYEARVEFVGHDCDLVLLKVEDESFFDGLEPLGFGTLPKVRTAVTTYGYPAGGEQISYTRGVVSRIEVQTYAHIGNRAFVAVQTDAAINPGNSGGPVIQDGRVVGVAFQGMQGLENTGFFISPPVIQHFLKDIADGKYDGYPMAGIRPLPLHNPAQRRALKVPERSSVGCRVDSLVHGTSAQSLLQEDDVLLQVGAYEVGSDCTIVYQGNRMNLAAAFQEVQHGETLPLKVWRKGKGVDIQMPVKMYEKDKSAGNQYDVLPRYFVYGGLVFTPLSLDYLKTFGQNWSDAASAELIYELFYRPHETPESARPEPVVLSGVLSAPVNANFGVKGRLLVDKINGMRIEKLDDVVRAFQAGQGAQHTLEFLPRGTFECLDRQAADAANAAILKTYNLPKDRRL; encoded by the coding sequence GTGCATATACAACGCTTATGCGGACTGGGACTCGGTCTGGTTTTGGTGGCCAGCCTGGGGGCGGCAGAAACCGAACCGGAGAAATCCGTAGTCCAGATATTTACGTCCAGCCAACAGCCGATGTGGGATGCCCCGTGGCGTTCCCAACCGGTGCAACGTGCCGGTGGCACTGGCTTTGTCATTGCCGGCAAACGCATCATGAGCAACGCGCACGTGGTCAGTTGGGCGCGGCAAATCCTGGTGCGCCGTTACCAGGACCCGAAGCCGTACGAGGCGCGGGTCGAGTTTGTCGGGCACGATTGCGATCTGGTGCTGTTGAAGGTGGAGGATGAATCGTTCTTTGACGGCCTTGAACCGTTGGGTTTTGGCACTTTGCCCAAAGTGCGCACGGCGGTGACCACGTATGGCTACCCGGCTGGCGGAGAGCAAATCTCATACACCCGGGGCGTGGTCTCACGCATTGAGGTTCAGACCTACGCCCACATTGGCAACCGCGCTTTCGTGGCGGTGCAAACGGACGCCGCCATCAACCCGGGCAACAGTGGCGGGCCGGTGATTCAGGATGGCCGCGTCGTCGGGGTGGCCTTTCAAGGCATGCAAGGGTTGGAAAACACCGGGTTCTTCATTTCCCCGCCGGTCATTCAGCATTTTCTCAAAGACATTGCGGATGGAAAATATGACGGCTACCCCATGGCGGGCATTCGTCCGCTGCCGTTGCATAACCCGGCCCAACGCCGCGCCCTGAAGGTGCCGGAGCGGAGTTCTGTGGGTTGCCGGGTGGATAGTCTGGTCCATGGAACCTCGGCGCAAAGTCTGTTGCAGGAGGATGACGTGTTATTGCAAGTCGGCGCTTATGAAGTGGGCAGTGATTGCACCATTGTTTACCAAGGCAACCGCATGAATCTGGCCGCCGCCTTTCAGGAAGTGCAACATGGCGAAACGCTCCCACTCAAAGTCTGGCGCAAGGGTAAAGGGGTGGATATCCAGATGCCGGTCAAAATGTACGAAAAGGATAAGAGCGCTGGCAACCAATACGATGTCTTGCCGCGCTATTTTGTTTATGGCGGGCTCGTGTTTACTCCGCTGAGCCTGGATTATCTAAAGACCTTCGGCCAGAATTGGTCCGACGCGGCCAGCGCCGAATTGATCTACGAATTGTTCTATCGTCCGCATGAAACCCCGGAGAGCGCGCGACCGGAACCGGTGGTGCTTTCCGGTGTGCTGTCTGCGCCCGTAAATGCCAATTTCGGCGTCAAGGGCCGGCTGCTGGTGGATAAGATTAACGGCATGCGCATTGAAAAATTGGACGATGTCGTGCGGGCTTTCCAGGCCGGCCAGGGCGCGCAGCATACCTTGGAATTCCTGCCGCGCGGCACGTTTGAATGTCTGGATCGCCAGGCTGCCGACGCCGCCAACGCCGCCATTTTGAAAACCTACAATCTCCCCAAGGATCGCCGCTTATGA